From a single Bacillus pseudomycoides DSM 12442 genomic region:
- a CDS encoding serine hydrolase domain-containing protein, which produces PTSIVKAEPTQNVSSSLQTNTQRDRTSVKQAMRDTLQLGYPGILAKTSEGGKTWGYAAGIADLRTKKPMKTDFRFRIGSVTKTFTATVILQLAGENRLNLDDYIEKWLPGAIQGNGYDGNKITIRHILNHTSGIAEYSRSKDADFTDTKKSYTAEELVKMGISLPPDFSPGDGWSYSNTGYVLLGILIEKVTRNSYAEEIENRIIEPLELSNTFLPGNSSVIPGTNHARGYVQPDGASELKDVTYYNP; this is translated from the coding sequence CACCAACCTCAATTGTAAAAGCAGAGCCCACTCAAAATGTATCTAGTTCGTTACAAACAAATACTCAACGAGATCGTACTTCCGTCAAGCAAGCAATGCGGGATACATTGCAACTTGGATACCCGGGGATACTTGCTAAAACTTCTGAGGGTGGAAAAACGTGGGGGTATGCCGCTGGGATAGCGGATCTGAGAACCAAGAAGCCAATGAAAACAGATTTTCGCTTTCGCATTGGGAGTGTGACGAAGACGTTCACCGCAACGGTTATACTTCAATTAGCTGGAGAGAATCGCCTGAATCTAGACGACTACATCGAAAAATGGTTGCCTGGTGCCATTCAAGGAAATGGATATGATGGTAACAAGATTACTATTCGGCACATATTGAACCATACAAGTGGTATCGCTGAATACTCAAGGTCAAAAGACGCTGATTTTACGGATACAAAAAAATCGTATACGGCTGAAGAGTTAGTGAAGATGGGGATTTCTCTGCCCCCAGACTTTTCCCCAGGAGATGGATGGTCTTATTCAAACACAGGATATGTATTACTGGGTATTCTTATTGAAAAAGTAACCAGAAACAGCTATGCGGAAGAGATTGAAAATCGGATTATTGAACCGCTTGAATTGTCGAATACATTCCTACCTGGCAATTCAAGCGTTATTCCAGGCACCAACCATGCCCGTGGATATGTCCAACCAGACGGAGCAAGTGAGCTAAAAGACGTTACTTATTATAACCCAA
- a CDS encoding PadR family transcriptional regulator, which produces MKKTELTDSVFYIMAALTKPGHGYAIMSLIEETTNGAITIGPASMYTIIKKLLKQEWIYLHDGSDSRRKTYLLTDKGREVLEEDVKIRKLMIQLAETGLKEVKE; this is translated from the coding sequence TTGAAAAAAACTGAGCTAACGGATTCAGTGTTTTATATTATGGCTGCTTTAACTAAACCAGGGCATGGTTACGCAATTATGAGCTTAATTGAAGAAACAACAAATGGGGCAATTACTATAGGTCCTGCTTCAATGTACACGATTATAAAAAAGTTATTAAAACAAGAATGGATTTATTTGCATGATGGTTCGGATTCAAGGCGTAAAACATATCTGCTTACTGACAAGGGCAGAGAAGTATTAGAAGAAGATGTGAAGATAAGGAAACTGATGATTCAATTAGCAGAAACGGGATTGAAGGAGGTTAAAGAATGA
- a CDS encoding DUF2812 domain-containing protein: MRKTKYITSGGLAFSEEKDMEKLRRFSLKGWHVSDFKFMGYTLEKGECSDYIYSVDYRSLKEGEAEEYLDFFSFSGWSHIASEGDIHLFRAQPNTKPIYSDRGTSVEKYGNLARSMNYFAIPFVLITVLAWVGAMISSGTLQSILLAIAVIFTVIALPTAWTVIATYNNKWKVQEKKGLVNLLKTIRALLFLIAVFILLYAAGSAVNMLASMIIGAIALPTAIWLIMSLCHKMRGKKA; this comes from the coding sequence ATGAGAAAAACAAAGTATATTACGTCAGGCGGGTTAGCTTTTTCTGAGGAAAAGGACATGGAAAAATTACGCCGATTTTCTTTGAAGGGGTGGCATGTCAGTGATTTTAAGTTTATGGGGTATACGCTTGAAAAAGGAGAATGCTCAGATTATATCTACAGTGTAGATTATCGTTCATTAAAAGAGGGGGAAGCAGAGGAATACTTGGACTTTTTTTCATTCTCTGGCTGGTCGCATATTGCCTCAGAAGGAGATATTCATTTATTTCGAGCACAACCTAATACAAAACCAATTTATAGTGACCGTGGCACATCCGTAGAAAAGTATGGGAATTTAGCCCGTTCTATGAATTATTTTGCCATTCCGTTCGTTTTAATAACAGTACTTGCATGGGTTGGAGCAATGATAAGCTCTGGAACATTACAATCCATATTGTTGGCAATCGCAGTTATTTTCACTGTCATTGCACTTCCAACAGCTTGGACTGTAATCGCAACATATAATAACAAATGGAAGGTACAAGAAAAAAAAGGCTTAGTTAATCTTTTGAAAACTATACGAGCCCTTCTCTTCTTAATTGCTGTTTTTATATTGTTATACGCCGCTGGCAGTGCAGTTAACATGTTAGCGTCTATGATTATTGGAGCAATCGCACTTCCAACTGCTATTTGGCTTATCATGTCTCTTTGTCATAAAATGAGGGGGAAGAAAGCTTAG